From the Brassica napus cultivar Da-Ae chromosome A8, Da-Ae, whole genome shotgun sequence genome, one window contains:
- the LOC125577296 gene encoding uncharacterized protein LOC125577296 has product MSAVGTSKGILEIAKFGFYVAVPIGLMYTFANNSTNIKKFMGNRSYVVYPEEAPRPPSPEELREMARELVRKKNIHGVDDK; this is encoded by the exons ATGTCGGCAGTAGGAACATCGAAAGGGATCTTGGAGATAGCCAAGTTCGGTTTCTACGTCGCTGTACCTATCGGTCTTATGTATACATTCGCCAACAACAGCACCAATATCAAGAAATTCATGGGAAat CGATCATATGTTGTGTACCCTGAAGAGGCACCTCGACCTCCTTCACCCGAGGAGCTACGAGAGATGGCGCGAGAGCTTGTCCGTAAGAAGAACATCCACGGAGTTGATGACAAGTAA
- the LOC106358769 gene encoding uncharacterized protein At3g43530-like: MAGNCGGKKKTTQKSGKSTTAHVAEEHVEELSDGNNSDDLCEPPSEGMKGLKRKRPSTGAGKAVSNGNEPVREETNPVRGTTVVSLSLDTKTEGMSAASSNERQPPQPLEMYFKNTQYLKTCKIQTKCRVKKTVDVIKELKEEVGWRRCCMVCGEWCAHPLLYEEHALISGLDCHEYPSGHLKLEGTKFVDYNFGNKKKITIEDVKQKLQSMGTACNDRLKMAVLFFLGRIIRGKTEDSAALNQFILRIGDDLDVCRKFPWGRLTFEDAITEIKHVMELLKDGASGDCPRMCKSQFTKSRMKGYPLEDTYAAVGKTKVINSVLVSMVDEETFLARIIDLEPEYHREGSTSDRWNYSLNFTKTEEKEKVKIVEGSSFNYGLESMLKGVEKRIVKAMEEGFSGINLTVETKLEAMNWIMGKLEKNQRVLQKNAKKIEDRLTSIENKRNEGEKYIQWNDFDYGRDHGKYRDMAEAEKDKEQAETGKKNSEKGEKDEENSGKDEKDEENSKNSEKDEENSEKGEEEEEQEPEVLHAPTGSCSSSSSPFSLFSSSFSLFSLFSSSSSSFPLFFSSFSPFSLFFFPVSVFSLSFSASAISLSFP, from the exons ATGGCAGGTAATTgtggaggaaaaaaaaagactacaCAGAAAAGTGGGAAATCCACAACAGCTCATGTTGCTGAAGAGCATGTGGAAGAATTATCAGACGGAAACAATAGTGATGATCTATGTGAACCCCCCTCTGAG GGAATGAAAGGCCTAAAAAGAAAGCGTCCATCTACTGGAGCTGGAAAGGCGGTATCAAATGGGAATGAGCCGGTTAGAGAAGAGACTAATCCAGTGAGAGGAACGACTGTAGTTTCGCTCTCACTTGATACCAAAACTGAAGGAATGTCTGCTGCTTCCTCCAAT GAAAGGCAACCACCACAGCCCCTTGAAATGTACTTCAAGAACACACAGTACCTGAAGACTTGCAAGATTCAGACCAAGTGCCGTGTGAAGAAGACGGTTGATGTGATTAAGGAACTTAAGGAGGAGGTCGGCTG GAGAAGATGCTGCATGGTTTGCGGTGAATGGTGTGCCCATCCGCTACTCTATGAGGAGCATGCCCTCATCTCTGGCTTGGACTGCCATGAGTATCCGAGTGGACATTTGAAGCTTGAGGGTACTAAGTTTGTGGATTATAACTTCGGTAATAAGAAGAAGATCACCATAGAAGATGTGAAGCAGAAGCTGCAATCTATGGGGACGGCATGTAACGATAGATTGAAGATGGCTGTCCTGTTCTTCCTTGGTCGGATTATCAGAGGTAAGACGGAGGATTCTGCAGCATTAAACCAGTTCATCTTAAGGATAGGGGACGATTTGGATGTTTGCAGAAAATTTCCTTGGGGTCGTCTAACATTTGAGGATGCAATAACGGAGATTAAGCATGTAATGGAGCTTTTGAAGG ACGGCGCCAGTGGAGATTGTCCTAGGATGTGCAAGAGTCAGTTTACAAAGAGTAGAATGAAGGGTTATCCTTTGGAAGATACATATGCTGCGGTTGGAAAGACAAAG GTTATTAACAGTGTGTTGGTTTCAATGGTGGATGAGGAAACTTTTCTGGCTCGTATCATTGATCTGGAGCCAGAGTATCACCGTGAGGGTAGCACAAGTGATAGGTGGAACTACTCGCTAAAT TTTACAAAGAcggaagagaaagaaaaggtGAAGATTGTAGAAGGTTCATCCTTTAATTATGGTTTGGAGTCGATGTTGAAAGGTGTGGAAAAGAGGATTGTGAAGGCCATGGAAGAAGGATTTTCTGGAATTAATTTAACGGTAGAGACAAAGCTGGAGGCTATGAACTGGATTATGGGTAAACTTGAGAAGAACCAGCGAGTTTTGCAGAAAAATGCCAAGAAAATAGAAGACAGGTTGACTTCTATTGAAAACAAGAGAAATGAGGGTGAGAAATATATACAGTGGAATGATTTTGATTATGGTAGAGATCATGGGAAGTATAGAGACATGGCTGAGGCAGAGAAAGATAAAGAGCAGGCTGAGACAGGGAAGAAAAACAGTGAGAAGGGTGAGAAAGACGAGGAAAACAGTGGGAAAGATGAGAAAGACGAGGAAAACAGTAAAAATAGTGAGAAAGACGAGGAAAACAGTGAGAAgggtgaagaagaggaagagcaaGAACCTGAAGTTCTACACGCACCCACAGGTTCttgctcttcctcttcttcacccTTCTCACTGTTTTCCTCGTCTTTCTCACTCTTTTCACTGTTTTCCTCGTCTTCCTCATCATTCCCACTGTTTTTCTCGTCTTTCTCACCCTTCTCACTGTTTTTCTTCCCTGTCTCAGTCTTCTCTTTATCCTTCTCTGCCTCAGCCATCTCTCTATCCTTCCCATAA